Proteins co-encoded in one Chaetodon auriga isolate fChaAug3 chromosome 9, fChaAug3.hap1, whole genome shotgun sequence genomic window:
- the rlim gene encoding E3 ubiquitin-protein ligase RLIM isoform X2, translating into MACPGEVTEDELFSRLQQIKDGPEQQNNTVSTESGEEPGEQPESSEDPASGESLLDWLNTVRRTGNTTRTGHRGNQSWRAVSQTNPNSGDFRFSLEISVNRNLAEQQAAAEGEQEGTEEAPESQEVVANAEPQVPMETEVVEEPVVEELAVIVEPEPELEEAVSQEILGEPPSSPAPLPVQPPLSPSPRRGQRRAGSRSPEQRRTRARTARSRSPLNLDQLDGLPNPRHAHTSPGSNSATSAAPVPQVEGSSRTRQHVLSRLSTADSDAQPSLAGAELVPEVQNVASQEGDAAGGEGGAAGRRPPTIMLDLQVRRVRPGEYRQRDSIASRTRSRSQNSNNTFLYESERGGFRRTFSRSERAGVRTYVSTIRIPIRRISDAGLGEATSMALQSMIRQIMTGFGELGYLMDSDSDSSDSNRGANTSVDMAEALNNSDTTPAAAPAADVDEPPVAAALRTRTAETDVEEGLATGPPVSGGRARPRPPISLEEPSSLPFLRLAHFFLLNDDDEDQPQGLTKEQIDNLSMRNFGESDALKTCSVCITEYAEGNKLRKLPCSHEYHVHCIDRWLSENSTCPICRRAVLVSANRESVV; encoded by the exons ATGGCATGCCCTG GAGAGGTGACAGAGGATGAGCTGTTTAGTAGACTTCAACAAATCAAAGATGGTCCAGAACAGCAGAATAACACTGTCAGTACTGAAAGTGGAGAAGAACCAGGTG AACAACCGGAAAGCTCTGAGGATCCTGCCAGTGGGGAGAGTCTCCTGGACTGGCTGAACACAGTGAGGCGCACAGGCAACACAACCAGAACTGGTCATCGTGGAAACCAATCATGGCGGGCTGTGAGCCAGACCAACCCAAACAGTGGCGATTTTCGCTTTAGCCTGGAAATCAGTGTGAACCGCAACCTGGCtgaacagcaggcagcagcagagggggagCAGGAGGGTACAGAGGAGGCTCCAGAGAGTCAAGAAGTGGTGGCAAATGCTGAACCACAGGTCCCTATGGAGACAGAAGTGGTGGAAGAACCAGTTGTAGAAGAGTTGGCTGTCATAGTGGAACCAGAACCTGAACTAGAAGAGGCTGTTTCACAAGAAATTTTAGGAGAACCTCCTAGCTCACCTGCTCCCCTGCCAGTACAACCCCCACTTTCTCCATCTCCACGCAGAGGACAAAGGAGGGCCGGCAGCCGCAGTCCAGAACAACGCAGGACTAGGGCCCGTACAGCCAGAAGCCGCTCCCCTCTCAACTTGGATCAGCTGGATGGTCTCCCTAATCCACGTCAtgctcacacctctccaggctCCAACTCTGCCACCAGTGCAGCCCCTGTGCCTCAAGTGGAGGGCAGTTCTCGGACTCGACAACATGTTCTTTCCAGGCTAAGCACTGCTGACAGTGATGCTCAGCCATCTTTGGCTGGTGCAGAATTGGTCCCAGAGGTCCAAAATGTTGCATCTCAGGAAGGAGACGCTGCTGGGGGGGAAGGGGGTGCAGCAGGGCGCCGGCCCCCTACTATTATGCTTGATCTCCAGGTGCGTCGTGTACGCCCAGGCGAATATCGCCAAAGAGACAGCATTGCTAGTCGTACCCGCTCACGCTCCCAGAactcaaacaacacatttctttaTGAGAGCGAACGTGGTGGATTTCGTAGGACTTTCTCACGCTCTGAGCGTGCTGGTGTGAGGACCTACGTCAGCACAATTCGCATCCCTATCCGTAGAATCTCTGATGCAGGTTTGGGAGAGGCAACGTCAATGGCTCTCCAGTCTATGATTCGGCAGATTATGACTGGTTTTGGTGAACTCGGCTACCTCATGGATTCAGACTCTGATTCTTCAGATTCAAACCGTGGAGCCAACACATCTGTGGATATGGCGGAAGCCCTCAACAACTCAGATActactcctgctgctgctcctgctgctgatgttgatgaACCACCTGTAGCTGCAGCACTCAGGACAAGGACAGCTGAGACTGACGTGGAAGAGGGCCTTGCCACTGGTCCACCAGTCTCTGGCGGCAGGGCTCGACCTAGACCACCTATTAGCCTAGAGGAACCCAGTTCACTGCCCTTCCTGCGGCTCGCCCACTTCTTCCTCCTAAATGATGATGACGAGGACCAGCCCCAAGGGCTGACCAAAGAGCAGATTGATAACCTTTCCATGCGCAACTTTGGTGAGAGTGATGCCTTGAAGACTTGCAGTGTCTGCATAACAGAGTATGCAGAAGGTAATAAGCTGCGTAAGCTGCCCTGTTCTCACGAGTACCACGTGCACTGCATTGATCGCTGGCTGTCTGAAAACTCAACTTGCCCCATCTGCCGCAGGGCTGTCTTGGTATCGGCTAATCGAGAGAGTGTGGTGTAG
- the rlim gene encoding E3 ubiquitin-protein ligase RLIM isoform X1, translating to MEGSDSVENGSDQPESQRRRQLDRLGREEAFYQFVNNLSDEDYRLMRDNNLLGTPGEVTEDELFSRLQQIKDGPEQQNNTVSTESGEEPGEQPESSEDPASGESLLDWLNTVRRTGNTTRTGHRGNQSWRAVSQTNPNSGDFRFSLEISVNRNLAEQQAAAEGEQEGTEEAPESQEVVANAEPQVPMETEVVEEPVVEELAVIVEPEPELEEAVSQEILGEPPSSPAPLPVQPPLSPSPRRGQRRAGSRSPEQRRTRARTARSRSPLNLDQLDGLPNPRHAHTSPGSNSATSAAPVPQVEGSSRTRQHVLSRLSTADSDAQPSLAGAELVPEVQNVASQEGDAAGGEGGAAGRRPPTIMLDLQVRRVRPGEYRQRDSIASRTRSRSQNSNNTFLYESERGGFRRTFSRSERAGVRTYVSTIRIPIRRISDAGLGEATSMALQSMIRQIMTGFGELGYLMDSDSDSSDSNRGANTSVDMAEALNNSDTTPAAAPAADVDEPPVAAALRTRTAETDVEEGLATGPPVSGGRARPRPPISLEEPSSLPFLRLAHFFLLNDDDEDQPQGLTKEQIDNLSMRNFGESDALKTCSVCITEYAEGNKLRKLPCSHEYHVHCIDRWLSENSTCPICRRAVLVSANRESVV from the exons GAGAGGTGACAGAGGATGAGCTGTTTAGTAGACTTCAACAAATCAAAGATGGTCCAGAACAGCAGAATAACACTGTCAGTACTGAAAGTGGAGAAGAACCAGGTG AACAACCGGAAAGCTCTGAGGATCCTGCCAGTGGGGAGAGTCTCCTGGACTGGCTGAACACAGTGAGGCGCACAGGCAACACAACCAGAACTGGTCATCGTGGAAACCAATCATGGCGGGCTGTGAGCCAGACCAACCCAAACAGTGGCGATTTTCGCTTTAGCCTGGAAATCAGTGTGAACCGCAACCTGGCtgaacagcaggcagcagcagagggggagCAGGAGGGTACAGAGGAGGCTCCAGAGAGTCAAGAAGTGGTGGCAAATGCTGAACCACAGGTCCCTATGGAGACAGAAGTGGTGGAAGAACCAGTTGTAGAAGAGTTGGCTGTCATAGTGGAACCAGAACCTGAACTAGAAGAGGCTGTTTCACAAGAAATTTTAGGAGAACCTCCTAGCTCACCTGCTCCCCTGCCAGTACAACCCCCACTTTCTCCATCTCCACGCAGAGGACAAAGGAGGGCCGGCAGCCGCAGTCCAGAACAACGCAGGACTAGGGCCCGTACAGCCAGAAGCCGCTCCCCTCTCAACTTGGATCAGCTGGATGGTCTCCCTAATCCACGTCAtgctcacacctctccaggctCCAACTCTGCCACCAGTGCAGCCCCTGTGCCTCAAGTGGAGGGCAGTTCTCGGACTCGACAACATGTTCTTTCCAGGCTAAGCACTGCTGACAGTGATGCTCAGCCATCTTTGGCTGGTGCAGAATTGGTCCCAGAGGTCCAAAATGTTGCATCTCAGGAAGGAGACGCTGCTGGGGGGGAAGGGGGTGCAGCAGGGCGCCGGCCCCCTACTATTATGCTTGATCTCCAGGTGCGTCGTGTACGCCCAGGCGAATATCGCCAAAGAGACAGCATTGCTAGTCGTACCCGCTCACGCTCCCAGAactcaaacaacacatttctttaTGAGAGCGAACGTGGTGGATTTCGTAGGACTTTCTCACGCTCTGAGCGTGCTGGTGTGAGGACCTACGTCAGCACAATTCGCATCCCTATCCGTAGAATCTCTGATGCAGGTTTGGGAGAGGCAACGTCAATGGCTCTCCAGTCTATGATTCGGCAGATTATGACTGGTTTTGGTGAACTCGGCTACCTCATGGATTCAGACTCTGATTCTTCAGATTCAAACCGTGGAGCCAACACATCTGTGGATATGGCGGAAGCCCTCAACAACTCAGATActactcctgctgctgctcctgctgctgatgttgatgaACCACCTGTAGCTGCAGCACTCAGGACAAGGACAGCTGAGACTGACGTGGAAGAGGGCCTTGCCACTGGTCCACCAGTCTCTGGCGGCAGGGCTCGACCTAGACCACCTATTAGCCTAGAGGAACCCAGTTCACTGCCCTTCCTGCGGCTCGCCCACTTCTTCCTCCTAAATGATGATGACGAGGACCAGCCCCAAGGGCTGACCAAAGAGCAGATTGATAACCTTTCCATGCGCAACTTTGGTGAGAGTGATGCCTTGAAGACTTGCAGTGTCTGCATAACAGAGTATGCAGAAGGTAATAAGCTGCGTAAGCTGCCCTGTTCTCACGAGTACCACGTGCACTGCATTGATCGCTGGCTGTCTGAAAACTCAACTTGCCCCATCTGCCGCAGGGCTGTCTTGGTATCGGCTAATCGAGAGAGTGTGGTGTAG